The following are encoded in a window of Nakamurella sp. A5-74 genomic DNA:
- a CDS encoding NUDIX hydrolase, translating to MAKKEQDLPAVTGAGGVLWRHTERHGIRIAVVHRPRYSDWSLPKGKVKHRESVQQTALREITEETGFAGVLGRVVGRARYEVAAGPKEVTYFSVRAGRGRFHPNAEVDRLEWVTPEQAIDRLDYPDEIGAVGDFASVPVDLSTMVVVRHARAGKRETFDGDDVSRPLDAKGRAQADSLQHILDAYAPERLVSAPAVRCVQTLKPTATRCALSIEIDGGLGEERYRDEPAAARRLIRTLLAGNPTTRFVMCSQGGVIPGALRSLATSAELHLPDVSTPKAAHWVLTFDGERLIQADRHPAPIVTPLD from the coding sequence GTGGCGAAAAAGGAGCAGGACCTTCCGGCGGTCACCGGAGCCGGTGGCGTGCTGTGGCGTCACACAGAGCGGCACGGCATCCGCATCGCCGTCGTACACCGACCGCGCTACAGCGACTGGAGCCTGCCCAAGGGCAAGGTGAAACACCGGGAGTCAGTGCAGCAGACGGCGCTTCGTGAGATCACCGAGGAGACCGGATTCGCCGGCGTGCTCGGTCGGGTGGTCGGGCGGGCTCGCTACGAAGTCGCCGCCGGCCCCAAGGAGGTCACGTACTTCTCGGTCAGGGCGGGGCGCGGCCGATTCCATCCCAACGCTGAGGTCGACCGGCTGGAGTGGGTGACCCCGGAGCAGGCGATCGACCGGCTGGACTACCCCGATGAGATCGGCGCGGTGGGCGACTTCGCCTCGGTTCCGGTGGATCTCAGCACGATGGTCGTCGTGCGGCACGCCCGGGCGGGAAAACGTGAAACGTTCGACGGCGACGACGTGAGCCGTCCGCTGGACGCCAAGGGCCGCGCCCAGGCAGATTCCTTGCAGCACATCCTGGACGCCTACGCACCCGAGCGACTCGTCAGTGCTCCGGCCGTTCGCTGCGTCCAGACTCTCAAGCCGACAGCGACCCGGTGCGCGCTGTCGATCGAGATCGACGGCGGACTCGGCGAGGAACGGTACCGGGACGAACCCGCCGCTGCTCGGCGGCTGATCCGCACCCTGCTCGCGGGAAATCCGACCACCCGGTTCGTGATGTGCAGCCAGGGCGGAGTGATCCCCGGAGCGTTGCGGTCCCTGGCGACCAGCGCGGAGCTGCACCTGCCCGATGTCAGCACACCCAAAGCGGCGCACTGGGTCCTCACCTTCGACGGCGAGCGGCTGATCCAGGCCGACCGACATCCAGCACCGATCGTCACCCCGCTCGACTGA
- the leuD gene encoding 3-isopropylmalate dehydratase small subunit: MQAVTTHTGVGIPLRRSNVDTDQIIPAVYLKRITRTGFEDGLFAAWRSDENFVLNQPVFAAGSVLVAGPDFGTGSSREHAVWALNDFGIRVVISSRFADIFRGNAGKGGLVAAEVAQDDVELIWKALENAPGSEITVDLESMTATVGALVVPFGIDSYTRWRLMEGLDDISLSLRHEADITEFENSRPAFLPRTDVA; encoded by the coding sequence ATGCAGGCCGTCACCACCCACACCGGCGTCGGGATCCCGTTGCGCCGCAGCAACGTCGACACCGACCAGATCATCCCCGCGGTGTACCTGAAGCGGATCACCCGCACGGGGTTCGAGGACGGGTTGTTTGCGGCCTGGCGCTCGGATGAGAACTTCGTCCTCAACCAGCCGGTGTTCGCGGCCGGCTCGGTCCTGGTGGCAGGGCCGGACTTCGGGACAGGCTCGTCCCGCGAGCACGCGGTGTGGGCGCTGAACGACTTCGGGATCAGGGTGGTGATCTCCTCGCGCTTCGCCGACATCTTCCGCGGCAACGCCGGAAAGGGCGGTCTGGTGGCCGCCGAGGTCGCCCAGGACGATGTGGAACTGATCTGGAAAGCCTTGGAGAACGCGCCGGGTTCTGAGATCACCGTCGACCTCGAATCGATGACCGCGACCGTCGGCGCGCTGGTCGTGCCCTTCGGGATCGACTCCTACACCCGGTGGCGATTGATGGAAGGGCTGGACGACATCTCGCTCTCGCTGCGTCACGAGGCCGACATCACGGAGTTCGAGAACTCCCGCCCGGCGTTCCTGCCGCGCACCGACGTCGCCTGA
- the leuC gene encoding 3-isopropylmalate dehydratase large subunit, producing the protein MGRTLAEKVWEAHVVHRAEGEPDLLYIDLHLIHEVTSPQAFEGLRQTRRGVRRTDLTLATEDHNVPTIGIHLPIADEVSRTQVDTLRKNCAEFGVRLFPMGDAEQGIVHVVGPQRGLTQPGMTIVCGDSHTSTHGAFGALAFGIGTSEVEHVLATQTLPLKPFRTMAITVDGDLPDGVTAKDIILAVIAKIGTGGGQGYVLEYRGSAIRALSMEARMTIANMSIEAGARAGMIAPDETTFAYLEGREHAPKGADWDAAVEYWRSLATDEDAQFDTEVVLDAATLSPFVTWGTNPGQGLPLSASVPDPELMTDEGERTAAERALQYMGLTAGTPLKEIAVDTVFLGSCTNGRIEDLRTAAALIEGHTVAAGVRMLVVPGSMRVKLQAETEGLDKIFLAAGAEWRHAGCSMCLGMNPDQLAPGERSASTSNRNFEGRQGKGGRTHLVSPEVAAATAILGTLASPADLAGSPVTTGA; encoded by the coding sequence ATGGGTCGCACACTGGCCGAGAAGGTCTGGGAAGCACACGTCGTGCACCGCGCCGAGGGCGAGCCGGATCTGTTGTACATCGACCTGCACCTGATCCACGAGGTCACCAGCCCGCAGGCCTTCGAGGGACTGCGTCAGACCAGAAGGGGTGTCCGCAGAACGGATCTCACGCTGGCGACCGAGGACCACAACGTACCGACGATCGGTATCCACCTGCCGATCGCGGACGAGGTGTCGCGAACCCAGGTCGACACGTTGCGCAAGAACTGCGCCGAGTTCGGGGTCCGACTCTTTCCGATGGGCGATGCGGAACAGGGCATCGTGCACGTCGTCGGCCCGCAGCGTGGCCTCACCCAGCCTGGGATGACGATCGTCTGCGGTGATTCGCACACCTCCACCCACGGCGCGTTCGGCGCGCTGGCGTTCGGCATCGGTACCAGCGAGGTCGAGCACGTGCTGGCAACCCAGACGTTGCCGCTCAAGCCTTTCCGGACGATGGCGATCACGGTGGACGGCGATCTGCCGGACGGGGTCACCGCCAAGGACATCATCCTGGCCGTGATCGCGAAGATCGGGACCGGCGGGGGTCAGGGATATGTGCTGGAGTACCGGGGCTCCGCGATCCGTGCGCTGTCGATGGAAGCCAGGATGACCATCGCCAACATGTCCATCGAGGCCGGCGCCCGGGCCGGCATGATCGCACCGGACGAGACCACCTTCGCCTACCTCGAGGGTCGGGAACACGCACCGAAGGGTGCCGACTGGGACGCCGCTGTCGAGTACTGGCGGTCGCTGGCCACCGACGAGGACGCACAGTTCGACACCGAGGTCGTGCTCGACGCTGCCACGCTGTCCCCGTTCGTCACCTGGGGAACCAATCCGGGACAGGGACTTCCGCTGTCCGCATCGGTTCCCGACCCCGAACTGATGACCGACGAGGGGGAGCGGACGGCCGCCGAGCGGGCCCTTCAGTACATGGGGTTGACCGCGGGCACTCCGCTCAAGGAGATCGCCGTCGACACGGTGTTCCTGGGCTCCTGCACCAACGGCCGGATCGAGGACCTGCGCACCGCCGCCGCGTTGATCGAGGGTCACACGGTCGCTGCGGGCGTGCGGATGCTCGTCGTTCCGGGTTCGATGCGGGTCAAGTTGCAGGCCGAGACCGAGGGCCTGGACAAGATCTTCCTCGCCGCAGGCGCTGAATGGCGGCACGCCGGCTGCTCGATGTGCCTGGGTATGAACCCGGATCAGCTCGCCCCCGGCGAGCGCTCCGCCTCGACCTCCAACCGCAACTTCGAGGGTCGCCAGGGAAAGGGAGGCCGGACCCACCTGGTCTCCCCCGAAGTCGCTGCCGCGACAGCGATCCTGGGCACTCTGGCCTCCCCGGCCGACCTTGCGGGGAGCCCGGTGACCACCGGCGCCTGA
- a CDS encoding HU family DNA-binding protein: MNKTELVDKLAERLDGNKTTASAAVEAIIDLVVREVQRGSSVSLSGFGVFEKRDRAARTARNPRTGEVVKVKKTTVPAFRPGLRFKDVVSGAVKLPRVTAVTTRTAAVKPAATTRTRATATTTAAAKPAATRTRAAAAKPATTAAAKPATTRTRAAAAKPATTAAKPAATRTRAAVSTAAAAKPAATRTRAAAAKPATTAAAKPAATRTRAAAAKPATTAAATRAAAKPATAKPATAKSAATKAAPKAAAAKKAPAKAAAKPAAAKKSTAKAAAKKAPAKAAAKPAAKKPAKKK, encoded by the coding sequence GTGAACAAGACAGAACTCGTCGACAAGCTCGCAGAGCGCTTGGACGGGAACAAGACCACAGCTTCCGCAGCGGTCGAGGCGATCATCGACCTGGTGGTGCGTGAGGTCCAGCGCGGAAGCAGCGTCTCGCTGTCCGGATTCGGTGTGTTCGAGAAGCGGGACCGTGCAGCACGCACCGCCCGCAACCCGCGCACCGGTGAGGTCGTGAAGGTCAAGAAGACGACCGTGCCTGCGTTCCGCCCCGGCCTGCGCTTCAAGGATGTCGTGTCCGGTGCGGTCAAGCTGCCCAGGGTCACCGCGGTGACCACCCGCACGGCGGCTGTGAAGCCGGCTGCCACCACCCGGACCCGTGCCACCGCAACGACGACGGCCGCAGCGAAGCCTGCCGCGACCCGCACCCGTGCGGCTGCGGCCAAGCCGGCCACCACCGCTGCGGCGAAGCCGGCGACGACCCGGACCCGTGCGGCGGCGGCCAAGCCGGCCACCACGGCCGCGAAGCCCGCTGCCACTCGGACCCGCGCCGCCGTTTCGACTGCGGCCGCTGCGAAGCCGGCTGCGACCCGGACCCGTGCGGCTGCGGCCAAGCCGGCCACCACCGCTGCCGCGAAGCCGGCTGCGACCCGGACCCGTGCGGCTGCGGCCAAGCCGGCCACCACCGCTGCCGCCACCCGGGCTGCCGCGAAGCCGGCCACTGCCAAGCCCGCTACCGCGAAGTCGGCCGCTACCAAGGCTGCTCCGAAGGCTGCCGCTGCCAAGAAGGCTCCGGCCAAGGCTGCCGCCAAGCCGGCTGCTGCCAAGAAGTCCACGGCGAAGGCTGCAGCCAAGAAGGCTCCGGCCAAGGCCGCTGCCAAGCCGGCCGCGAAGAAGCCCGCGAAGAAGAAGTGA
- a CDS encoding IclR family transcriptional regulator, whose translation MGHSSGIGVLDKAVQVLRATAAAPIGLADLCAATGLPRATAHRLAVGLEVHGLLGRDELGRWHPGSMLAVLAASAPDPLLSASTEVLPRLRDRTGESVQVYRPDGMMRTCIAVSEPASGLRDTVPLGARLPMTAGSAAKVLAAWGDTATQRTALADGTITDRMLAEVRRRGWAQSAGERESGVASVSAPIRDRAGAVIAAVSVSGPIERIGRRPGARWAGDLIQASDALTARL comes from the coding sequence ATGGGACATAGTAGCGGGATCGGCGTGCTCGACAAAGCCGTCCAGGTACTCAGGGCGACGGCGGCAGCGCCGATCGGACTTGCCGATCTCTGTGCAGCGACCGGCCTTCCCCGCGCCACCGCACACCGTCTCGCCGTCGGCCTGGAGGTGCACGGTCTGCTGGGTCGGGACGAGTTGGGACGGTGGCATCCCGGTTCGATGCTGGCCGTGCTCGCTGCCAGCGCCCCCGACCCGTTGCTGTCCGCCTCCACCGAGGTACTCCCCAGACTCCGGGATCGCACCGGCGAGAGCGTCCAGGTCTACCGTCCCGACGGGATGATGCGGACCTGCATCGCGGTCTCCGAGCCCGCATCCGGTCTGCGCGACACCGTTCCGCTCGGCGCGCGGCTGCCGATGACGGCCGGTTCCGCAGCGAAGGTGCTCGCTGCGTGGGGTGACACCGCCACCCAGCGGACCGCTCTCGCCGACGGCACGATCACCGATCGGATGCTGGCCGAGGTCCGCAGACGCGGCTGGGCACAGTCGGCCGGCGAGCGCGAGTCGGGGGTCGCCTCGGTGTCGGCCCCGATCCGGGATCGCGCCGGCGCGGTGATCGCCGCCGTGTCGGTGTCCGGTCCGATCGAACGGATCGGCCGCCGCCCCGGCGCCCGGTGGGCGGGCGATCTGATCCAGGCGTCCGACGCGCTGACTGCCCGACTCTGA